CGCTTATAAATTTGTATTCGGGCCTTCTGTTGTTGTATTTATCATCAGTATTATTTATCGTAAAATAATTGACCGGGCACGTTTTGAAAAAGAACAGAAAGAAAAGCAGGCAGCACAGCTTTCTACAGAGCTTAAATTTCTGCGCTCACAGATCAGTCCGCATTTTTTATTTAACGTTTTAACGAACCTGGTTTCGCTCGCAAGAAAAAAATCTGATCGGCTGGAACCTTCTCTCATCAAGCTTTCTGACCTGATGCGTTATATGTTGTATGACTCACAGGGAAAGAAAGTAGCTGTAACAAAAGAAATAACATACCTGAACAGTTATATTGAATTACAGAAACTGCGTTTTGGAAATGATGTGAAGATTGACAACAATATTGTGCTGGATGAATCGGCTGATCATTGCAACATAGAACCCATGCTACTCATCCCTTTCGTGGAGAATGCATTTAAGCATGGGGTGGGTTTAAAAGATCCGTGGATCAACATAAAATTAACGGTAAAGGATGGCGGACTGTTGTTTGAAGTGTTGAATCAGTACGATAATGAACCTGGTGAGAGCAAGGACGATAGTTCAGGTATTGGGTTGTTGAATGTGAAGTCACGGCTGGACTTGTTGTATAAAAATAACTATACCCTGACTATCAATAACGATGATAACCTGTTTCATATTACCTTAACTTTGAAGTTAACATGATACGCTGCATTGCTGTTGACGATGAACAACTTGTTCGTGACCTGCTGGAAGATAATATCCGGCAGATCCCCTTTTTGCAGTTGGTGAAGACCTGCAAAAATGCGCTGGAAGCGGCAGAGGTGTTACAAACCACCCAGGTTGACCTGATCTTTCTTGATATACAAATGCCCCGGCTGAATGGGTTGCAGTTTTTGCAATCGTTAAAAAATCCGCCGCTTGTTATTCTTGTTACCGCATACGAGCAGTATGCACTGGAAGGTTTCAATTTACAGGTAGCTGATTACCTGTTGAAGCCTTTTAGTTTTGAGCGTTTCCTGAAAGCCTGTAACCGCGCCAATGATTTATTCCGGCTGCAACAACAACCCGCTGCCACAGAAGAGATCACGGACTTTTTTGTCAATGTGGAATATACCCTTGTGAAGATCGTCGTGTCAGATATTACTTACATCGAAGGACTGAAAGACTATATCAGGATCCACCTGTCGTCTTCCCCAAAACCTGTACTTACGCGTATGACCATGAAAGCGATGGAAGAAAAACTACCTGCTGCTGCCTTTGTACGCACGCATAAATCCTTTCTGGCGGCGGTTGCAAAGATCACTTCCATCAAGCGTGACTTTGTATGTATCGGGGTAACAGAAGTGCCCGTCAGCGAGTTTTACAAAGAGAATATTACCCGCATGATCAACCGCCCAGAAAAATAGGTTACCAGAATTTTACTTTTTGTCGCGACACTTTCCGGTGTCATCTACTCTCCAAAAAAGCAGTTGTTATACCCGCTAGTTTTACCTGTAAATAACATTGCAGGCCATGAAAAACTATGCAGTAAAATATTTGTTGCCGGTTCTTTTACTAACCTGTGCCGGTCGCTTTTCTTTCGGGCAGCAACAGGCGGCGGATTCGCTTCATCACCTGGATACTATTCCCCGGCAGCGTACGCGCACCCTGCACGTAGTAACGGTAAGTGCAGGTTCATTCGAAGCCAGCGATAAGGCCAAAGGGGCCTCCCTTACACCCATCGATGCTGTGACGGTAGCAGGCAGTAATGGCGACATTACACAGGCGCTGCGTTCACTGCCCGGTGCACAGCAGATCGGGGATAAAGAAGGCTTGTTTGTGCGCGGTGGTACCGGTGAAGAAACAAAGCAATTTATTGACGGCACGCTGCTCAGAAATCCGAACTACCCATCCGTTCCCGGTATTCAGCAATATGCCCGTATCAATCCTTTTTTGTTTAAAGGGATCTTGTTCAGCTCCGGTGGTTATTCGGCCTTATATGGCCAGGCTATGAGCAGCGCCCTGATTATGGAGAGTGTGGACCTGCCGGAGAAATCATCCGCGAGTTTCAGCCTCTTCCCGGCCAATACCGGCATCGGGTTCCAGCAGCTGACAAAAAACAACCGCAGCAGTTATGGCGTTGACTTACATTATAGCAGTCAGCGCATCTATAATTCCGTTGTGCCGCAAAAACCTGATTTTTTTGCAGGGCCTGAATACATAGATGGCGATGCTAATTTCAGGATTAAGACCGGCAAAACCGGTATGCTGAAATTTTATACAACCTGGGATGTCAGTGATGTGGGCATGTATAATCCCGATATAGACAGTGCTGCGTTGCGGTCGGGCTACCGGGTGAAAGGAAAGAGCAGCTACAGCAATCTCAGTTATCGCAATGCGCTGAATGATGACTGGAAGATGGATATAGGGCTGACTTACAGTTATAACCGGATTACTACCAATAATAACCTGGTAGATGCCAAAGGTGCGGAGGTAAGTTTACCGGAAGCGCCGTTTAAGGATAAGTTCCGCTACAGCCGCATCACCTCCAATTTTGCGCAGGCCCGTATGGTGTTTACACGAAATTTTTCCCAGGGACAGGCCATCCGTTTTGGTGCGGAACATTTTTATTCGGAAGATAAAGGAACTGCCAATGATAGTGCACTGGCGCTTACCGATAACCTGACGGCGGCATTTGCCGAAGGCGATATTTACCTGGCTGATAACCTGGCTGCAAAAACAGGTGTTAGAATGGAATATTCTTCGCTGCTCCGCAAATGGGTGATTGCGCCACGTATCAGCCTGGCCTATCGCTTACCGGATGGTGGTCAGTTTAATGTAGCCTATGGCATTTTTTACCAGGAACCACAAAATGATTTTTTATATCATAACCGCGACCTGAATTTTTCAAGCGCCACACACTACGTGCTCAACTATACGAAAAAGATAAGTAACCGCCTCTTTCGCGTGGAAGCCTATTACAAACATTATAACGATCTCGTGAAAACATCGCCCGGTATCAGCACTGCCGGTACCGGCTACGCCAAAGGATTGGAATTTTTCTTCCGGGATAAAAGATCCATCAAAAACCTGGACTACTGGATCACCTATACTTACCTCGATACCAAAAGGGATTTCATGAATTATCCGTATGCACTGAGCCCTTCGTTTGCAGCGCCGCATACGGGGACTATCGCTATCAAAAAATTTATTCAAAGTATCTCCACCAGTGTGAATGTATCGTATGCAGTGGCCGCCGGCAGGCCCTATTATGATATCCGTTATAATCCTGCTATCAATAGCTGGCAGTTATACGACCAGGGAACTACCAAAGCTTACAGTGTGATGAACCTGCATGTTGCTTACCTGACATCTTTCTTTAAGCATTGGAAGCGAAAGGATTTTTCAGGCTTCGCCTTTGGTGTAAATAATCTGCTGGGCACCAGGCAGGTGTTTGGTTACAACTATAGTTATGATGGGCGTAACAAGATGCCCGTTACGTTACCTGCTACCCGGAACTATTTTATCGGTGTCTTTATGAGTTTTGGTATAGACCGTACGGACGATTTTCTGAATGATAATCTGTAAAAAAAATTTGTAAACAATTAATAAAACAACAACCGTATGAAAAAGTTAATCATTTCTTTCCTTGTCTCAGCACTGGCTTTAACCGGTATCTATGCACAAAATGGGAGTACCAGTAATACCCTCGAAAATGCAGTATCCGCACTGGATAAGGCCACTTCAGCAAAGGATTATGAAGCCCTGGAAAAGGATTTTTCAGCGATAGCCGCATCACAGAAAACTGCGTGGCTGCCCTATTATTACGCTGCTTTTTGTAATGCAAAAATCGGCTTCCTGTATGAAGATGATGGAGAAAGGATAGAACCTTACAGCAACAGGGGGGAGGAACAAATAAAAACGGCCCGGTCGCTGCTGGATAGCAGTAAACAAAAAACGGAACTATCTGAAGTGTACACGGTACTAAGTATGGTATACCGTACAAAAGTGTTTATCAATCCCATGACTTATGGCCGCAAATACGGGATGCTTTCTGACCAGTGTCTGAAGCAGGCAAAACAATTGAATCCGGAAAATCCAAGGGTTTTATACGTGGAAGCATGGGTGAAATACTATACCCCGAAAATGTGGGGTGGCGATAAAACGCTGGCAAAGCAACTGGCAGAACAAAGTCTGGCAAAGCTTTCCACAGCAACAGCCGGAGTTGCGCCACATTGGGGGAAAGCAGAAAATCAGGCGCTTTTAAGTAAATACAAATAATTCTTCACCGATAAATTTAATGATCATGATATTCCCATTCATCATTATAATCAGGATACTGTTTGTAGCCTGTATGGTATTTATTATCGGTTATGTTTTTGGCGGGTTCTCAAAGAAACGCGGACTGACTGTGATTACCAAGGTAGCTGCTATCCTTGCTATCGTGCTTTTTATAAGCGCCAATGTTATACTCATGCGTTTTGCATGGCATCATAACGATGGAAAAGATAACTGGCGTCACTGCGGACCTGTTCAAACGGAAAAGCAGCAATAAGCAGGAGTAGCTATTTGCGCAGGTTGTGTGAGTGGTGATGGTAAAATGCACCGTTCACACAACCTGCTACTTTGATGTAACCGGCACCACTACTTGTAGCTTGGTGAAATCTGATTCATCTCCCCTGGGTACACCAATATCGAAATCGCTTCTGTTTACTTTGAAGTTGCCCGTGAAAACACCATTGCCCCCATTATTTTTGAATGTAAATGGAATGATAAAGTTCTTTTTAATGCCATGCATTTCCAGTTCGCCTTTGGCTTCGTATACAGCGCCTTCTTTTGTTACGGAGGATGATACAAAATGAATGACCGGGTATTTGTCGGTATTAAACCAGCTCTCACCTTTGGCATGCCTGTTTTTCAGCCGGTTGCCGGTATTGATAGACGCAACATCAATGGTGACATCAAATTTTGCAGTGGAAACGTTTTGCTCATCAAAAATAATGGTCCCCTTTAATTTTTCGAAGACCCCATCGGCATACCTACCTTCAAATTTTACGGAATAGCCGTTGTTAATTTTCCATTGCGGGGAAGTAATGAACGTAAAGGCAGAAACGAATACTAATAGTACGGCGATGATCGGGTAAGCAATGCGTTTCATTTTAGTTCTTTTAATAATTAGTAAATCGAAAAATACCGGGGACGGGATATGCCTGTCTGCTGTCAAAATTAAGAAAGGATGCGCTTACTTGTAACAGGTTGGGTAAAGAATACCGGAGACAAATAAGATAATGCCCGTTTTTTTAGTATTTTAGGCCCTGCTGTCAACCAAAACCAGATACAAGAAAAGATAACAGTTTTCCTACGTAATGCATGATAAAGATAACTTAGACAGTGAGCGGGTACTACTGCAACGTATTGCTGAAGGCGATGGAAACGCCTTCCGTCAGCTGTTTGATCAATACCGTGATTTTATTTATTCTTTTGCGTTACGTATGACAGAATCCGATACCATCTCCAAAGATGTGGTACAGGAAGTATTTATCAAAATATGGTTGCAACGGGAAACCCTTTCTTCGTTGCATAATCTACCCGCCTATATCAACCGCTTAACCCGGAACCACGTCCTGAACGGGATCAAAAGAAAAGCATTCGAAACTACATTGCTAAAAGACCTGCATGCCGGCGAGCCTGATATTAAACGAAACACACCTGAAGAAACGCTCCTGAATAAAGAACTGGAGAACCTGATGAGCCGCGCCATCAACCATTTACCAAAGCAGCAGCAAAAGGTATACCGCATGAGCCGGATGGATGGTTTAAAACATGAGGAGATCGCCCGGGAGCTGCAAATTTCCAGGGAAACGGTCAAAAAGCATATGATGGCCGCCATATTGTCTATGCAACATTATATAAGAATACACGGCGGACCTGTCAGTATCCTGGCGATTTGTTTTGTTGGGTTGAGCCGCTAAAAAAATATTTCTCCTGCTACTACCCCTTTGTTCTCTCCCGATTGTCAGTATAGTATCGGGATTCATTCATCGTCACCAATCTGTTATGCATGCAAGGGGAAAGAATGGCCTATCTGTTAGGCCGCTATTATGATAAAACGTGTACTGCAGCTGAAAAGGCTGAGATACTGGCTAACATCAGCAAAGGTGAGCAGGATGACCTGGTGAAAGAAGTGCTGGAGAAATTGTTGGCGGGTCATGTGGCCGATCAGACGCTGGACGAGGGGAGTGCAGACGAATTATTTGCACGTATCCGCCAATCTGCTGTATCTGAAGAGGCAGTGCAGGAAACACCTGTGCACCGTCTTTATCCCCGGCTTCGTCGTTGGGGCGCTGCCGCAGCCGTCCTTTTGTTGTTGGGGGCAGGCGCCTATTTCCTGCGAAACAGGTCCGCACAACCGGAAGCAGCATATGCGGAAGCCAGTCACATCGTACCCGGTAGTAATAAGGCGGTGCTTACACTGGCAGATGGTTCTGTCATGAATCTTGACAGTGCCGGTAACCAGGTGATCCAGCAGGGGCCCATGGCTATCCTCCAACACAAAGGCCAGTTACAGTATATGGCACAGGGAACGGAAACAACAACGGGTTTTAATACGCTTAGTACGCCGCGTGGCGGACAGTTTCAGCTTACCTTATCAGATGGTACCCGGGTGTGGCTTAACTCCGCCAGCAGCCTGAAATACCCCACGGCTTTCCATGGAAAGGAAAGAGTGGTGGAACTAAACGGGCAGGGTTATTTTGAAATAGCAAAAAATGCCGGGCAGCCTTTCCGGGTTAAAGTAAATAATGGACTGGAAGTACAGGTGTTAGGCACCCATTTCGATATTATGGCATATCCGGATGAAGATGCCATTAAAACCACCCTGCTGGAGGGCATAGTCCGCGTAACGCAGGGATCTGTTGAACAAATGCTGAAGCCGGGACAACAGGCAGTTGCAACAACTGCTATGCAACATATTTCTGTAAAAGAAACCGATGTGAATAAGGTCATCGCCTGGAAGAATGGCCTGTTTATATTTAATAATGTGGAGCTGGGCGCTATCCTGAGAGAGATAGCCAGGTGGTATGATGTTGAGATCGTATATCAGACACCACCTAATAAAGACCTGTATGGCGGTGGGATGAGCAGGACGAAGAGCCTGTCGGAAGTACTACGCTTCCTGGAAGCCGGTGGTACGAATCATTTTAAAATTGAAGGACAAAAAGTAATTGTATTACCATAAATCAAAAAAAATAACTAAATCACTAAATACGTAAATCAAAAAATTCCTAAATGCCTTGGGCGTCATAAAAAAAACCGGAGATGTTGCAAGCATCTCCGGCTGAAATCTGGCGCTCTGATAATCTCTGTCAGACTATTTTAAGTATCACCAAACTCCACGAATGTATGAATTTTAAAGGAAAAGCCCTTTTAACACCTGGGCTGTCAACCAAATCCGTCTTTTGCGGGTTCACTGGAACCGTTGAAAGACATTATCTAAGTAAAATATGCCGGGTTATGAGAATGACCGCATTTATTTTCCTGATTACCTGCCTGCATGTGAGTGCCGTTGGCTACTCGCAGAAAGTGTCGTTATCGGTGAAGAATAAACCGCTTCAACAGGTTTTTGCGGAGATCATCTCGCAAACGGGGGTTTCTATTATTTATAATGAAAACTCACTTTCGCGTACGTCTCCCATTTCTATCAATGTTAAAAATGTGCAGCTGCAACAGGTGCTGGATATGTGTGTCCGGGATCAGCCGATTATGTATACGATAAACGGCAATAACATTGTTATTAAGACCAGACCGGTAAAAGTAACCGGTATGTTGACGGAAGCGATAGTAGCCGTTGTGGATACTATTACTGTGAGCGGTAAGGTGACCGATGAAAAGGGAGCGCCTGTTCCGGGCGCCACGGTGATGGTGAAAGGGGCGCGGCAGGGCGCCAGCACCAACAGTTACGGCGAGTTTGTATTAAAAAATATCCCGCAGGCGGCTGTTATAACCGTTTCCAGTATCGGTTATGTACCGCGTGAAATAGACATTGCCGGCCGTGCTACGGTAACGGTTACACTAAAAGAGTATGTAGGCCGTCTCAGTGAAACGGTGGTGGTAGGATATGGCACCGTAAAGAAAAGCGACCTAACCGGTTCTGTAGCCAGGATCGGGGAAGATGATATTAAAGCCACGCCTGTTACGGGGCTGGACAGGGCCATGCAGGGCCGTGCCGCCGGGGTGCTGGTAACGCAGAATTCGGCCAGGCCGGGCGGTGGGTCTACGATCCGCATCCGTGGTACCGGCTCGGTGAATGCAGGCAATGATCCGCTGTATGTAGTGGATGGTTTTCCTACACACGATATCAATGAGATCAACCCGGCAGATATAGAATCGATAGAGATATTGAAAGATGCATCCTCCACTGCTATCTATGGTTCACGCGGATCGAACGGCGTGGTAATGGTAACGACTAAACGTGGCAGAAAAGGGGAGTCCAGTATAAATTTTGAAAGCTATTACGGTGTTCAATCTGTTCGCCGGAAAATTCCGTTGCTGAATGCGCAGCAATATGCGGAATTTATTAACGAAGCCAGGATCAATGGTGGCGGTGCCGCCTATTTCGACGGTTCTTCTGCAACGCAGCCTTTGCCTGCAAGCCTGGGGAAAGGTACCGATTGGCAGGATGAAGTATTCCAGAATGCGCCGCTGCAAAGCTATCAGCTATCTATTTCAGGTGGCGAAGCAAAAACGCGGTATGCTATCTCCGGAAATATTTATGACCAGCAGGGGATCATCGCTAATTCAAACTTTAAGCGATATACTTTACGCGCCAATCTTGACCGCGAGGTGACTTCCCGGCTGAATGTAGGTCTTTCTATGCAGGGGGCTTATACCAAATCAAATGCTGCCCGCACGGAAACCGACGGTGGCGCCAGTTCCGGGGTCACAAATGCTGCTATTAACTACGCGCCTACCTTCCCGGTATTCAATGCCAATGGTAAATACTACCGTGACCAGGGCCCGTTGAACGGCAACCTGGTGGATAACCCGCTGGGTCTCGCCAATGAAATCACAGACCAGTTTTCCGTAACCCGTTTACTATCGAATTTTTTTGCGGAATATAAGATCATTGATGGATTGACTTTCCGTACTTCATGGGGAGCAGATCTCTTTAATACCAAGTCAAATTACTACGTTACACGACAGATAGGACTGGGCGCCGGTACTAACGGTGATGCATCTGTTTCTGCCAGTGAAAGTATTAACTGGCTAAACGAAAATACACTGACCTACAACCGTGTATTTGCAAAAGATCATAACGTTACTGCCCTGATAGGTTATACGTCGCAAGGTTATCACCAGGAAAATGTGACGGCCAATGCTACAAATTTCAACGATGATTTTGCTTTATTCAATAACCTCGCCGCAGGCGCCACATTGCGTACACCCGGTTCAGGTGCCGGCGACTGGGCTTTAGCCTCTTATCTGGCGCGTATCAACTATGGTTATGCCGACCGGTTTTTGCTCACTTTAACTGCGCGCAGGGATGGCTCTTCACGTTTCGGGCCTAATAAAAAATATGGTTTCTTTCCATCAGGCGCGTTTGCATGGCGGGTGATCAATGAGCAGTTCATGAAACAACAAAATGTGTTCTCTGACCTGAAATTCCGTGCCAGCTACGGGTTAACCGGTAATCAGGAAATAGGCGATTATGGTTATCTGTCATTCATTTCCAATGTAAAATATCCTTTTGGCAGTACCCCGGTTTTACAGGTGGGTGGTGTACCCGGCGGTATCAGTAATCATGATCTGAGCTGGGAAAAAAATGCACAGCTGGATGCCGGTATAGATGTGGGCTTCCTCAACAATCGTATCCAACTGACAGCAGATTATTATATCAAAACAACATCCGATCTGTTGTTTAGCGTGAATGTGCCGCAAACAACGGGCTATAGCAGTTCATTGCAGAACATAGGACAGGTAGAAAACAGGGGACTGGAACTGGGATTGAACACGATCAATATTGAAGGCCATGCGTTGCAGTGGAATTCCGCATTTACAATATCCTTTAACAGGAATAAAGTACTTAACCTGGATGGCCGCCCTGAATTCACCGCAGGTTCCGGTAGTGGACACCTGGGCGTGTGGGGCAGCACCATACTGATGAAAGTAGGAGAGCCGCTCGGTAATTTCTATGGTAGAAAAGTAACCGGTATCTTCCAGGATAAAGCAGAGATAGATGCATCTGCCCAAAAGAATGCAAGTCCCGGTGATCTGCGCTATGCCGACCTGAACGACGATGGCGTTATTAACGACCTGGATCGTACCGTAATAGGGAATGGAAATCCGAAGTTTTTTGGTGGATTGAATAATACGTTCACTTATAAAGGTGTAGAGCTGAACCTGTTTTTCCAGGGAAGTTATGGAAATGATATCCTCAACTTCGGTCGCTTTGATCTGTATAACCTGAATGGTAATAATAATCAGTCTGCCGATGTACTGGACCGTTGGACAGCCTCCAATCCCAGTAAAACAATTCCCCGTGCCAATGCTGCGGGTGGACAAAGGATTCTGTCCAGCTTCCACATTGAGGATGGTTCTTATCTGCGTCTGAAAAATATCTCACTCGGTTATCATCTCCCTTCGTCTCTCTTGAAAAAATTGTCGCTGGCCGATGTGAAAATTTATGCGTCTGCGCAAAACTGGTTTACGATTACCAATTACAAAGGCTATGATCCTGAAGTGAGCCGTTTCGGTAGTTCTTCTATTGATCAGGGTATGGATTATGGTGGTTATCCTACCTCCAAAAGTGTATTGGTAGGATTAAATGTAAAATTTTAAAATAGCACGAACATGCGACACCTCTTTATATTTATAGTCATCACTTTTTTGGCAACAGGCTGTAAGCCTGATCTGGAGCTTGCTCCCGACGGCTGGATGGCATCCAGTACTTTTTACAAAAATGCTTCCGATGCTGAATCGGCTGTAACCGGCGCCTATGCCATGTTATACGATGTATACCGTAACGAGCATATTTTAACACCTAATGTTATTGCGGCAGATGACGGTATTCCTTTCCTGACTGGTGCTGCGGATCGTGTGGCATTGTGGAAATATGAAATGGTTCCTTCCAATATATATACCGGGCAGATATGGAGTACTGCCTACAGGGGTATCCAGTTTTCAAACGTTGTGATTGCCCGTATTCCCGGTATTGATATGGATGAAACATTGAAGAAGCAATACGTTGGGGAAGCCCGGTTTTTAAGGGCCTTACATTATTTCAACCTGGTTCGTTTTTATGGCGGTGTACCAATTGTTACAGCCGAGATCACTACGCTGGTAGGTGTGGAAGCACCTAAAGCACCGATTGCAGATGTATATGATCTCATTGAAGCAGACCTGAAAGAAGCGGAAGCTGTGTTACCGAAAAGCTATACCGGTGGTAACGTCGGCAGGGCTACACAGGGCGCAGCCAAAGGGTTGCTGGCTAAGGTATATCTGACCAGGGCAGGCAATACATCCGGCTCGCCTTACTGGGCGCAGGCGGCAGCCAAAGCAAAGGAAGTGATTGACCTGAGCGTATATGATTTGTGGGATAATTATGCCGATGTATTTGCACTGGCAAACAGGGGAGGAAAAGAATCGTTATTCGAAGTATTGTTTGTAACAGATATACAGGGAAATTCATTTACTACCGGCTATGCCCCGCGTGGCGCACCTATTGTGCCCAACAACGGCTTTGGTATTTTCAGGGTCAGTAAATCGTTGTTTGATGAATATGCAGCGAATGATAAACGTAAAGCAGTTACTTTTTTAACTTCTTATGTTAATCCTGCTAATCAGCAAACCGTTCAGTTATCGGTTGATAATCCTGATCCGGCGCTGGCCGTTTCTTTCTGGAAATTAGCTGATCCAACCGTGAAGGTAGGATTGAATGGCGGTACCAGTTGGCCGTATATGCGTTATTCAGAGCTGTTGTTAATCTATGCCGAAGCGTTGGATGAATCAAAAGGTGCGCCTGATACAGAAGCTTATGCTGCTATTAATAAAGTGCGTAAACGTGCCGGACTGGGTGATTTGTCGGGATTATCAAAAGCGGCATTTAAAGATGCCATACTGGAAGAACGCCGCCTGGAATTATGTTTTGAAGGACATCGGTGGTTTGACCTGGTACGTA
The Chitinophaga sp. MM2321 DNA segment above includes these coding regions:
- a CDS encoding histidine kinase, which translates into the protein MLDQLKANIRYRHIMIALHVLIWSMLLLLPYFVSTADNDYRVGPIPGLFFTLAGFIHIIIFYGNAYLLYPRLLNWRYWWLYIIAAVLLLVGSFQLKYHIMAAWFPELLKNVGAYKFVFGPSVVVFIISIIYRKIIDRARFEKEQKEKQAAQLSTELKFLRSQISPHFLFNVLTNLVSLARKKSDRLEPSLIKLSDLMRYMLYDSQGKKVAVTKEITYLNSYIELQKLRFGNDVKIDNNIVLDESADHCNIEPMLLIPFVENAFKHGVGLKDPWINIKLTVKDGGLLFEVLNQYDNEPGESKDDSSGIGLLNVKSRLDLLYKNNYTLTINNDDNLFHITLTLKLT
- a CDS encoding LytTR family DNA-binding domain-containing protein, which produces MIRCIAVDDEQLVRDLLEDNIRQIPFLQLVKTCKNALEAAEVLQTTQVDLIFLDIQMPRLNGLQFLQSLKNPPLVILVTAYEQYALEGFNLQVADYLLKPFSFERFLKACNRANDLFRLQQQPAATEEITDFFVNVEYTLVKIVVSDITYIEGLKDYIRIHLSSSPKPVLTRMTMKAMEEKLPAAAFVRTHKSFLAAVAKITSIKRDFVCIGVTEVPVSEFYKENITRMINRPEK
- a CDS encoding TonB-dependent receptor plug domain-containing protein, translated to MKNYAVKYLLPVLLLTCAGRFSFGQQQAADSLHHLDTIPRQRTRTLHVVTVSAGSFEASDKAKGASLTPIDAVTVAGSNGDITQALRSLPGAQQIGDKEGLFVRGGTGEETKQFIDGTLLRNPNYPSVPGIQQYARINPFLFKGILFSSGGYSALYGQAMSSALIMESVDLPEKSSASFSLFPANTGIGFQQLTKNNRSSYGVDLHYSSQRIYNSVVPQKPDFFAGPEYIDGDANFRIKTGKTGMLKFYTTWDVSDVGMYNPDIDSAALRSGYRVKGKSSYSNLSYRNALNDDWKMDIGLTYSYNRITTNNNLVDAKGAEVSLPEAPFKDKFRYSRITSNFAQARMVFTRNFSQGQAIRFGAEHFYSEDKGTANDSALALTDNLTAAFAEGDIYLADNLAAKTGVRMEYSSLLRKWVIAPRISLAYRLPDGGQFNVAYGIFYQEPQNDFLYHNRDLNFSSATHYVLNYTKKISNRLFRVEAYYKHYNDLVKTSPGISTAGTGYAKGLEFFFRDKRSIKNLDYWITYTYLDTKRDFMNYPYALSPSFAAPHTGTIAIKKFIQSISTSVNVSYAVAAGRPYYDIRYNPAINSWQLYDQGTTKAYSVMNLHVAYLTSFFKHWKRKDFSGFAFGVNNLLGTRQVFGYNYSYDGRNKMPVTLPATRNYFIGVFMSFGIDRTDDFLNDNL
- a CDS encoding YceI family protein — encoded protein: MKRIAYPIIAVLLVFVSAFTFITSPQWKINNGYSVKFEGRYADGVFEKLKGTIIFDEQNVSTAKFDVTIDVASINTGNRLKNRHAKGESWFNTDKYPVIHFVSSSVTKEGAVYEAKGELEMHGIKKNFIIPFTFKNNGGNGVFTGNFKVNRSDFDIGVPRGDESDFTKLQVVVPVTSK
- a CDS encoding RNA polymerase sigma-70 factor gives rise to the protein MHDKDNLDSERVLLQRIAEGDGNAFRQLFDQYRDFIYSFALRMTESDTISKDVVQEVFIKIWLQRETLSSLHNLPAYINRLTRNHVLNGIKRKAFETTLLKDLHAGEPDIKRNTPEETLLNKELENLMSRAINHLPKQQQKVYRMSRMDGLKHEEIARELQISRETVKKHMMAAILSMQHYIRIHGGPVSILAICFVGLSR
- a CDS encoding FecR domain-containing protein, which translates into the protein MQGERMAYLLGRYYDKTCTAAEKAEILANISKGEQDDLVKEVLEKLLAGHVADQTLDEGSADELFARIRQSAVSEEAVQETPVHRLYPRLRRWGAAAAVLLLLGAGAYFLRNRSAQPEAAYAEASHIVPGSNKAVLTLADGSVMNLDSAGNQVIQQGPMAILQHKGQLQYMAQGTETTTGFNTLSTPRGGQFQLTLSDGTRVWLNSASSLKYPTAFHGKERVVELNGQGYFEIAKNAGQPFRVKVNNGLEVQVLGTHFDIMAYPDEDAIKTTLLEGIVRVTQGSVEQMLKPGQQAVATTAMQHISVKETDVNKVIAWKNGLFIFNNVELGAILREIARWYDVEIVYQTPPNKDLYGGGMSRTKSLSEVLRFLEAGGTNHFKIEGQKVIVLP
- a CDS encoding TonB-dependent receptor — its product is MRMTAFIFLITCLHVSAVGYSQKVSLSVKNKPLQQVFAEIISQTGVSIIYNENSLSRTSPISINVKNVQLQQVLDMCVRDQPIMYTINGNNIVIKTRPVKVTGMLTEAIVAVVDTITVSGKVTDEKGAPVPGATVMVKGARQGASTNSYGEFVLKNIPQAAVITVSSIGYVPREIDIAGRATVTVTLKEYVGRLSETVVVGYGTVKKSDLTGSVARIGEDDIKATPVTGLDRAMQGRAAGVLVTQNSARPGGGSTIRIRGTGSVNAGNDPLYVVDGFPTHDINEINPADIESIEILKDASSTAIYGSRGSNGVVMVTTKRGRKGESSINFESYYGVQSVRRKIPLLNAQQYAEFINEARINGGGAAYFDGSSATQPLPASLGKGTDWQDEVFQNAPLQSYQLSISGGEAKTRYAISGNIYDQQGIIANSNFKRYTLRANLDREVTSRLNVGLSMQGAYTKSNAARTETDGGASSGVTNAAINYAPTFPVFNANGKYYRDQGPLNGNLVDNPLGLANEITDQFSVTRLLSNFFAEYKIIDGLTFRTSWGADLFNTKSNYYVTRQIGLGAGTNGDASVSASESINWLNENTLTYNRVFAKDHNVTALIGYTSQGYHQENVTANATNFNDDFALFNNLAAGATLRTPGSGAGDWALASYLARINYGYADRFLLTLTARRDGSSRFGPNKKYGFFPSGAFAWRVINEQFMKQQNVFSDLKFRASYGLTGNQEIGDYGYLSFISNVKYPFGSTPVLQVGGVPGGISNHDLSWEKNAQLDAGIDVGFLNNRIQLTADYYIKTTSDLLFSVNVPQTTGYSSSLQNIGQVENRGLELGLNTINIEGHALQWNSAFTISFNRNKVLNLDGRPEFTAGSGSGHLGVWGSTILMKVGEPLGNFYGRKVTGIFQDKAEIDASAQKNASPGDLRYADLNDDGVINDLDRTVIGNGNPKFFGGLNNTFTYKGVELNLFFQGSYGNDILNFGRFDLYNLNGNNNQSADVLDRWTASNPSKTIPRANAAGGQRILSSFHIEDGSYLRLKNISLGYHLPSSLLKKLSLADVKIYASAQNWFTITNYKGYDPEVSRFGSSSIDQGMDYGGYPTSKSVLVGLNVKF